The DNA segment CCGACGATATCCCCGCCATCAGCCTGGAAGGCGCGCCGCTGGGCATCGCGCAGCTGCTCAAGCAGGCCAACCTGGTACCGTCCACGTCCGAAGCCAACCGCAATATCGACCAGGGCGGCGTCAAGATCGACGGCGCCACGGTCAGCGACAAGGCCACCAAGGTCGCCGCCGGCACCTACGTCGTGCAGGTCGGCAAGCGCCGCTTCGCGCGCGTGACGCTGTCCTGAGGCGGCGGGCATGATCGCTCTGATCCAGCGTGTCGCGCAGGCCCGCGTGACGGTCGAGGGCCGCACCACGGGCGAGATCGGCGCCGGCCTGCTGGCCCTGGTCTGCGCCGAGCGCGGCGATACCGAGGCGCAGGCCGAGCGGCTGCTGGCCAAGATGCTGTCGTACCGGGTGTTTTCGGATGCCGCCGGCAAGATGAACCTGCCGGTGCAGAACATGGACGGCAACGGCAACCCGGGTGGCCTGCTGGTGGTGTCGCAGTTCACACTGGCGGCCGATACCAACAGCGGCACGCGGCCCAGCTTTACGCCGGCGGCGTCGCCGGAGGACGGCAAGCGGTTGTACGAACATTTCGTGGCAAAAGCGCGCACATCGCATCCGCTGGTGCAGACCGGCGAGTTCGGCGCGATGATGCAGGTCAGCCTGGTCAACGATGGGCCGGTCACGTTCTGGCTGCGGGTGCCGCCGGCCTGATACAGAACGCCAGACAGATCCCAAGCTGTCGCGCCCTGGCGCGGCACCAAGACAGGAGAGACAAATGAAACTCTGGAGCAAGTCCTTCAACGACAACGCGCCGATCCCTGGCGAGTTTGCTTTCTGCGTTCCCGACGCGGCCAGCCACGTTGCCTTGTCGACCAATCGCAACCCCGACCTGCACTGGGAAGACGCGCCCGCCGAGACGCGCTCGTTCGTGCTGATCTGCCACGACCGCGACGTGCCCAGCAAGGGCGACGACGTCAACCAGGAAGGCCGCGAAGTGCCGGCGTCGCTGCCGCGCGTGGATTTCTTCCACTGGGTGCTGGTCGACATTCCGCCGGGCCTGAGCTCGATCGCCGCCGCCTCGCACAGCGACGGCGTGATCGCGCGCGGCAAGCCGGGCCCCGAGGCCACCGGCGGCACCGCCACCGCGGGCGGCCTGCGCCACGGCATCAACGACTACACCGGCTGGTTCGCCAGCGATGCCGACATGAAGGGCGACTACTACGGCTATGACGGCCCGTGCCCGCCGTGGAACGACACGCTGATGCACCACTACGTGTTTACGCTGTATGCGCTG comes from the Cupriavidus sp. P-10 genome and includes:
- the dtd gene encoding D-aminoacyl-tRNA deacylase, with translation MIALIQRVAQARVTVEGRTTGEIGAGLLALVCAERGDTEAQAERLLAKMLSYRVFSDAAGKMNLPVQNMDGNGNPGGLLVVSQFTLAADTNSGTRPSFTPAASPEDGKRLYEHFVAKARTSHPLVQTGEFGAMMQVSLVNDGPVTFWLRVPPA
- a CDS encoding YbhB/YbcL family Raf kinase inhibitor-like protein, producing MKLWSKSFNDNAPIPGEFAFCVPDAASHVALSTNRNPDLHWEDAPAETRSFVLICHDRDVPSKGDDVNQEGREVPASLPRVDFFHWVLVDIPPGLSSIAAASHSDGVIARGKPGPEATGGTATAGGLRHGINDYTGWFASDADMKGDYYGYDGPCPPWNDTLMHHYVFTLYALDIDRLPLDGTFTGAQVRDAIQGHVLAQASLTGTYTLNPKLAK